The Cardinium endosymbiont of Culicoides punctatus genome includes the window AGACGGAACCATGCCTTGCTGGGAAAAGGGGTAGAAGTAGATGTGATGAATATGTTGCACGATACTGTTACCAACATTGTAGAACACGAAGACAATACGAAAGAGGCAAAGTCCCTTAATCCTATTTTTGCATCTGTATTTGGTATTACAGATGCCTTTCCAGAAGATTTTTTTGTAGGCAAGAAAAAAGAAGCACTTATAGAAGAGATGTATACCTGTCTAGTAAACGTGTATTATGAACGTATTGCAGCACTAGAAAAAACATTATTTACCTATTTTAAAAAGCATACCCCATCAAATGATGGTCCTATTTCTTTTATAGAAGTGCCTTTTTCTGATGGTAACGTTTATGTAAATGCAACAGCATATTATCCTGCTTTTATGGATTCAAATGGCAAAGAGCTTACTAGAAACCTAGAGTCCATGGTAGTGCTTCATGTAATTGATCAACATTGGAAAAGCCATTTACGTGCTATGGATGACTTAAAGCAATCTGTTCAAAATGCTGTTTATGAACGACAAGATCCAATTATCACGTTTAAATTTGAAGCCTATAATCTTTTTAAGAAATTTATGGCAACAGTGAGCCAAGAAATTGTTTCTTTTTTGTTCTATGCCAATACGTATGCGCAACTCCCTTTGTTTGAAGAAAACCAAAAACATAAAGCATAAAACAATTTCCCATATAATTTTTTTAAAAAATTCTTTATATTAATTTTTAAGACTAAGCCAAGTGATGAAATACGAACATATTCATCAGCTTAATGCTGAAAAATTTCATTCATTAACAGGTGTAGATTATGAATCTTTTACCAAAATGGTCACTAAATTAGTGGATGCTGATAACCAAAAAAAGGCACAGGGAGGACGTAAAAATAAATTACGAATTGAGGATCAGCTGTTAATGACTTTTGAATACCTTCGTGAATACCGTACTTATCTAAGTATGAGTAAAACATATGGGATTAGCGAAAGTGCTGCCTATAAGGCTATTAAATGGGTAAAAAGTGTTTTTGATAAGGAACCTAATTTAAAACTTCCTGAACGAAAGATATGAAATAGGCAGATTTTGTGACTTTATTGCTATTTTAATCTAGCTTAATTCCTAATTAAACAAATTTATTCATATAATGTCTCGTTTTTTCTTCTTTTAATTGAAAGAATGTCTTAATATGGTATAATCCTAATTTTTAATATGAACATGGAACCATATAACTTTAATGCAATAGAACAAAAATGGAATCAGAGATGGGATGATCAAAAGCATTCTATCCAACATACTTATCATACCACTAAGCATGTCTCTAAATATTACATACTCAATATGTTCCCCTATCCTTCAGGATCCGGGTTACATGTGGGGCATTATCTAGGTTATGTAGCTTCAGATATAATCGCACGTTATTGTAAACATAAAGGATTCCATGTGATAAATCCTATGGGATTTGATTCTTTTGGACTTCCTGCTGAGCAGTATGCTATACAAACAGGTCAACATCCAGCAATTACGACGGAAAAAAATATAAAAAGGTATACCGAACAACTCAATCAAATTGGATTAGCTTTCGACTGGGATAGATCTGTTACCACAAGTGATCCTGCTTACTATAAATGGACACAATGGATGTTTTTGCGTATGTTCAATTCCTGGTATAATATATCTACACAAAAAGCAGAACCAATAGATCACCTTATACAAGAATTTGAACGGAATGGAAATGCAAAAATAGGTGCAGC containing:
- a CDS encoding transposase family protein, whose amino-acid sequence is MKYEHIHQLNAEKFHSLTGVDYESFTKMVTKLVDADNQKKAQGGRKNKLRIEDQLLMTFEYLREYRTYLSMSKTYGISESAAYKAIKWVKSVFDKEPNLKLPERKI